Part of the Aquimarina sp. MAR_2010_214 genome is shown below.
GCAGGAATAATTCTTTTCACCAGATTCCATATTTCTTGATGTTTTTTAGTATCCTTTTGAAACTCTAGTAATTTTCCGGTTACTTTATAATCCTTTTCTTTTACTATTTTATCGCCTTCAACTTTATAAATGGTTATACTCCCGTCATCATCTTCAGTTCCACTATCAGTCCCCGTATTATTATTTTCCTCGGTATTTGTATTTGAATTCGGCTGTGGGCCTGCTGCTGCATCATCTTTACTACAAGATTGGATAGACATTATTACAATGCTCAGAAAAATGATCAGTATATAATTCCCCTTTTTCAGGCTCCTCATAGTTTAAGTTTAAAATTAAACATCCTTTCCTATACAACAGTAAACTTTTAAAACACCCTATTTTTTTTATTCACTTTTTTAAAAATTATCAATATTATCTTTTTAGAAATAGGGTAAAAGCAAAGTATACTGTTGTTATCGTATATGGAGATATCATTACACTAAAAACTTAATGTAGAAGACATCAATAGAAAGAAAAATAACATCTTTGTACATTTTTTCTTTAAATGCCGTAGTTTTGAAAAAAACGAAGTATTTCTTAAGATGTTAAAAAAACAAACGTTTGTTAGTGATAAAAACTTTAGACTAATTTTTGATAATCATTCTGAAGTGCTCCTGAATTTAATTTATTATAAGTGTGGAGATATGAAACAATCAAAAGATATAACAAAGGATACTTTTGTAAAACTTTTGAAAAATTGCAACACAGCATTTCTTAACTCCAACCAAAACAAAGAGAACTATTTCTATTGAAAGAAAAGATAAAAATTAGGGCGTACGGCATAACAGAAAATAAAAAATGAAAAAGTCTGATAACATAGATGATTTTTTAGCCAAATGGGCTAGTGGAGAATTATCCGAAGAAGAAATCAATGATTTCAAAAAATCTAAGGATTATATTTTATATGAAACTATTCTCGAAGGAACAAAGCTACTTGAAGTACCTAAAGTAGACGAGGGAAAACTTTTTGATCGTATTCAAAAAGACATCTCCAAAGAGAAAAAAGTCTTCTCCTTGATTCCTGCATGGGCATACACAATCGCCGCAAGTATTGCGTTGATCATTGGGTACACTATATTTTTTAATCAAAACATTACGCATCAATCCGGATTTGGCGAGCAGTTAGCGATAACACTTCCTGATGGTTCTGAAGCTATTTTGAATGCTAAATCCAAACTGTATTATAAAAAAGGAAGCTGGGAAAATAAAGAACGAATCGTGTTTTTGGATGGTGAAGCCTTTTTTAAAGTAAAAAAGGGAAGTACGTTTACTGTACAATCTAAAACCAATTCTGTTTTGGTACTGGGGACACAATTTAACGTTAATACTATCCCAAATTTCTTTGAAGTAATCTGTTATGAAGGAAAAGTAAAAGTAAACAATAGTGATTCTTCAAAAATCATTACCAAAGGACAAGCGGTAAGAAGTGTCAACTCATCCTTTGAAGAATGGGAACTGAATGATGTTTCTCCATCATGGTTACTAGGAGAAAGTAGTTTTTCTAATACTCCATTACAATATGTAATATCAGCTTTGGAAAAACAGTATAGTATTACTATTCAAAGTAAGAATATTAATATAAATCAACGATATAGTGGAGGATTTACACACAATAATCTACAAAATGCTTTGCATACTATTTTTGATGCAATGGATATTAAGTTTATTTTTACAGATAAGAATACTATAGAATTGTCTGAAAAATAAATGAAATACTTCTTTTTGTTACTTATTTTTCTTTTTTCTCTATCTGCGAATGCTCAAGAAAAAAAGGAAGATTTACATTATACTAACATCTCAATAGATACTTTTCTAACCGAAATGGAAGAGCTGTTTGATGTGAAATTTTCTTATAATTCTTCATCATTCGCAAACATAGTGATTACGATAGATCAAGATGCCATATCTTTAAAAGAAATTATATCAATAATTTCCAATCAATACCCTATCCATTTTACACAAGTCGATGAACGATATTATATCGTAAAACTCAACAAAACAATTTCTTTTTGCGGTTATCTTATCGATAAGACCCACACCCCCGTGGAGGGGGCAACTATAATTAATGAGAGCAGAAAAACAGGGACTTTATCTGATAAAAAAGGTTTTTTTTCTTTAAAAAATAATAGCATATCAGATACCTTAACAATCTCTTATCTTGGATATAAAACTATTTCTATTCCTATTAAGAATGAAATCAACAAAAAATGTGATACCTATATTCTATCTCCAGAGGATTTTGTTTTAAACGAAGTAATTATAAAAGAGTATCTAACCTCAGGAATCGTAAAAACCAGAGATGGATCGGTTAAAATTCAACCTAATAATCTTAATATAATTTCGGGATTATCTGAACCTGATATCCTGCAAAATATTCAACTTTTACCAGGTATTGAAAGTCCACTTGAAACTGCATCAGGAATTTACATAAGAGGTGGTACACCTGATCAAAATCTAATTTTATGGGATGGTATCAAAATGTATAACTCTGATCATTTTTTTGGACTCATTTCTGCTTTCAACCCTTATATCACTAAAGACATCACAATATATAAAAGCGGTACTCAGCCTATTTATGGAGATCGGGTTTCGGGAGTTATTGATATCAAAACTGATCAAAACGTTCCTGAGAAAATACAAGGTGGTTTAGGGGTTAATATGACACATGCCGATAGTTATTTAAAATTTCCGGTATCAAAAAAATTTGGTGTGTTACTATCCGCAAGAAGATCGATTACAGATGTTATAGAAACTCCCACAATTAATACTTATTCTGATCGGACTTTTCAAAACACCAATATTACTGCCAATAGATCTTTATTTAATCCGCAGTTTTCAGAAAAAAAAGAATTATTTTATTTTACCGATGTCACTTTGAAGTTGATTGCAAATCTTTCTGAAAAGCATAATATCGCAATTTCTAATTTGTTAACCCAAAACAAACTTGATTATTCTTTTCAGGATATTGATTTTGTAGATATGTCGAGTGATCAGCTTACTATCAAAAATTTTGGAACAAACGTTTCTTGGAAAAGCAAGTGGAATACTCAATTCTCAACTGAAACTCAACTTTCATATTCTGAATACACACTTGAATATGATGGGAGGAACCTCTTTATTAATCAAGATCAAACTGTTAGAAAAGAAAATACCATCAAAGAGTATGGTTTGTTATTTCATTCTAGCTGGAACATCGATCCCTATTTTACTTTTTCTAATGGATATCAGTTATATTCTAATATGGTAGCTTTTTATATAAAAGTTAATGATTCTGAAATCAGAAATTCAAAAGACAATCCCACTCATAGTTTTTATTCTAACTTACAATACAGTTCTCCTAAAAACTGGCTAATTAATTTTGGAGTAAGAGGAAGTTATTATTCTGGATTACAATCTACTTTTATAGAACCTAGGATCTATGCAGAACGAAAAATAGGAAAGCATTTTAGGATTAAAGGATCTGCAGAGGTAAAAAATCAATCTATTAGCCAGGTTATCGAGTTTGCCACTCTTAATTTTGGCCTCGAAAATCAGTTATGGGTGGCAGCACAAGAAGATGATATCCCATTATTGAGAAGTAAGCAATATACTTTGGGTACACTTTTTCATAAAAAAACCTGGAATATTGAGATTGACACCTATTACAAAAGAATAAAAGGACTTACCTCACTCACCAAGGGATTCGAATCTACCTTTGAAAATTTTTCTAAAGGAAAAAGTATTTCTAAAGGAGTTGATTTTTTAATCAAGAAGAAAGTTGGCAAATATTCAACTTGGCTAAGCTATTCTATTTCTGATACAGAATTTGTATTTAATGCCATTAATCAAGGTAAAGGGTTTAAAGGAAATAATAACATCGGCCATTCTTTTTCATGGTCACATGCTCTTCAATGGAAAAAATTTCAGTTTTCATTAGGATGGAAATATCGTACCGGTATCCCATATACCAGAGCATCGAGATATGTAACACGAAATGGTACACCTAAAATAATATACGCCCCTATAAATTCTAAATCTCTGCCTGATTATCACAGACTAGATTTTTCTGTAGTATATGATTTTAACTGGTCGTCAAAAAATGATAATATAAAAAGTCGCCTGGGTTTTTCTTTATTAAATCTATATGGAAGAAAAAATATTTTAGATCGAAGTTATCCTCTCTATAGAATACCTGATTCTGAAAATAATATTTCTTATGAATTAAGAGAAGTCGATAAATTGTCTTTAGGCATCACTCCTAATGTTACATTTAGATTGAGTTTTTAAATTACTATATATTATTGTTTCTCATATAAAACAAAAAAACTCCTCAAGTTTTGAGGAGTTTTTATCATGAGTATAAAGAATTAATTCAACTAGCTAGTTCATAAATTTTTGTATCAAAATCATTATTTAAAGAGATGTTTCTCCTTTGTTAGGATTATACACATAATTAAATGTATAATATTGTGACTTTTTAGAAGTATCTTCATCCTGATAATAACTCAGTATTTCTACTTTTACATAGTTACCGTTACGGGTTTTAAAAATAAGTATTTTTCCAGGAATTGGAGAGATCAAATGAGTTGGAGGTCCAGCATAATTATACCACCCCTTATCACTCACTGTAGGGATAGCAAATGCAGCATCTGCATCTTGAGTAAAAATAACATCTTTTGTACTGGTTACACCTGCAAATGTACCCGTAACTATTGCCGCTCCTACGCTACCATTACGTGTAGGTTCTTCTGCTGCACCAGTAACTGTCCCTCCATTAATTGCTATGGTAGTACCTCTAAATGCAACATCCCAATCGGTATCACTAGTCGTTGTTTTTCCAGTTTCAAAATCAAACTTGGTAAATACCCCGCCTATAGGATTTCCAGTTCCCTGACCACCTGTTTGTATAGCTTCAAGATTAGAAATTTTTTCGGATTTAACGGGTACTAGAGCAAGTGTATCATCATCACTGCTACACGAAACAAGCACTGTACTAAGTACTAAAAATAATATTGATAATTTTTTCATTGTCATGACATTTAAAATATTAAAATTGATAGTTAAGTTTTGCATATAATTGTATTCCCGGTAAGGTGGGAATGTTTTCTTCGGTATAATCAAAAAGATTATTTGCACCTATTTGTAGTGTGAATTTTTCATAAAAAGTTTTACTGGCAGCAATATTTGTTGTTACAAATCCATCGACAAAGCTAGTGTCATAATCATCAATAAGATCATTACCGTTAGTATCAAACAAAGCATATTTACTTCTATATAGCAGTCTTAAGTTTATATTTGCATTCGCGGAAACGATATCATAAAAAACTTTAAAGTTTGCATTATGTCGTGAACGATTCACAAGTCCAAAATATTCTGATCTCGAGACTAGCACTGTCTGGTTAGTTTCTGGATCACGAGCAAATACCTCATCATTTTTCACTTGTTTTTCTTTTTCTTTATCAAAAGCATAGAGTAACTGATAGCCTGCACTCAATCTTACATTATCGGTTATTCTATAGTTGGTATTAAGCTCTAGACCTGTAGTGTATATTTTATCAAAGTTGAAATAGCTAAACACATTTTGCCCATTAGTTTTACGAGCAATAACACGTGTATCAATCAAATTCTTAAAATCGTTTCTAAAGAGATTAAGTTCTGCATTCCATTGCTTTTTCTTATAGGTCAATCCTATGTTATATCCTATAGAGCTCTCTGCTTCTAGCGGGTCTTGTAAAGATGATTCAGGAACAACCACATCAAGAATTTGTCCCTGAGCTTGTAGTTCATTTAATTTTTCTAAAGCCACATTATATCCCAATATGGTGTATCCTACAGCAGAATTTGTAAAGTCAAAATAAAGCTGTCTAAAATCCGGAGCTTTAAAACCATAACCTATCGATGCTTTGGCAGCCAGTGCAGCTGTAATTTTATAACGTAATGCAAGCTTAGGACTAAACTGGTTGCTATATTCTGAATGGTTATCAAAACGCACCCCAGCAATGATGTTTAATCGTTCAATAAGATTTAAATCATATTGGGCATACGCATATTGGGAGTTAAAATCTACCTGTTTATCAAAAAAAGTACGATCTAGCTGATCGTATTGAAAACCTATCCCGGTAGTAAGTTTACTTCTATTTCTAAATGTATAAGTAGTTCGTATCTCGGGGCGTAATAACCGTTGATCAAAATCACTATCGCTTACAGTATCACCAGAGGCCTCATCTAACAGTTGTTCTTTAGCATTATAATTAGTATAATAAAGCTCGTATTGCGTAGCTAGATGATCACTCCATTTGTGATCGAGGCGTAAATGCCCGTTCCATTCCTGCTCCTCGCTATCTCCTTCAAAACTCATGGTATTTGCTATGAATCCCGCATCCTGATATTGCGTATATAAACGACCAGACAGAAACAACGAGAACTGGTCAGAAAAATCATAATACAGCCTACCATTAAATGTATAATTCTCAAATGGATTTACGGTCTGGCCCGCAGTATCCGGATTTAGATCATAACCCTCGCTAGAAAAACGGTTTGCAAAAACACCATAACCAAACTTCTTAATGCATTGCTTAATATCTACATTAATATCCTGCTGGGTATAGCTACCTATTCTATAGGAAGCATTCCCTGATAATACATCACTTTTTGGTTTCTCTGTAATGATATTAATTACACCACCCAAGGCATCAGAACCATAAAGACTACTAGATGGTCCTTTAACCACTTCGACTTGTTTTATATTACCGACAGTTAACCTGTTTACATCAAAATTTCCTGCTTTTCTACCTACCAGAGGAACACCATCTATGAGAATTAAAATATAATCCGAAGTAATTCCTTGAATTTGCACTCCTTCAAAACCGCTTTCATCAGCAACAGTAATAATACCTGTTTGCTCGTTTAGAATTTCATTAAGTCTAATGGTTCCTGATTGCTTAATTATTTCCTGAGAAACAATAGTAACCGGTAAAGGCAGCGAAGAAAGTTGTCGCTCTGTTCGAGTAGCAGTAAGAACCACTTCCTGTAGTTCATTAACCATAGTAGTATCTATAGCTTTTCCTTGTGAATACCCATTAATGATAACAAAACTCGTTAAAACCCAGATTATCAGACTTTCAATTTTCATTTTTATTTAGAATACTTCTTAATAGAGTGCAAATATATATTTATTTTTATTTATTCTAAATAAGAATAGATGTTTTGTTATCAAAATTATAGAAATAACTTACAAATCATGAAAACAATATTTTGCACACTTCTAGGAATACTATTACTATCTGCAGCAACTGCCCAGGTAAATAAAAAACAATTAGATCGCGAAGCCATTAAAAAAATGTGCGGTTGTTATGAGGTTACATTTAAGTATACCGAAACATTTGCTCCTGAGATCGATTATGAGAAAAAATTAGACTATTCTGCAGCAGCTTTAGAATGGGCCCAATTGATCGTTGATCAAGATGACAAATTATCAATACAACATTTACTCGTAGTGCATGATACTACAGTAATAAAACATTGGCGACAAGATTGGTTATATGAGAATCGCAATGTCTTCTATTATAATAAAGACAACTCATGGATTTTTAAAGAAATGGAAAAAAGCAACATTAAGGGACAATGGACTCAAAAAGTATATCAAGTTGATGATAGTCCGCGATATTCTGGTAGTGCTACCTGGATACATGCCGACGGAAAAACATATTGGGAAAATAAAACAGACTCTCCTTTACCCCGCCGGGAATACACAAAGCGTAAAGATTACAATGTTATGTTAAGAGGTAATAGACAAGAATTAACAGATTACGGCTGGTTACATGAGCAGGATAACGATAAAATTATAAGAAAAGAGGGGGAAGAAGACGTATTATTAGCTCAGGAAAAAGGATATAACACCTATAAAAAGATAGATGATTCTCGATGTAAACTTGCACAAGATTGGTGGAAAGAAAACAATAAACTATGGGAGAAAGTACGAACCGTATGGACAGATGTTTATAATCGCAAAGGTAGCTTGACTATGCAAAAAGCAGTCGATAAACAACCCTTATTCATGCATTTCTATTCGCTTGACAATAGTAGTTCAACAGATGATATAAAAAGTATCATCGATAAATTCATTGTTAACTAATGGTCTTTGACAATACATTTTGGCTAAGTTCTAAAAAGCATATTATTTACTACTATGTTTTTAAATTCCATCCAGGCAGTATTGGAAGCAAAGGCTATAGCTGCTACGGTTGCCATTTTACTGGTTGAATTTTTTATTTTTTCTAAGACTAAAAACCAATTCAGATAATTCTGAAGGTATTTTGTTGCCACTCCATTGAAGGGCTCCATAAATTTCCTTAGACGCATATCCATATTATTCACATTTTGTACGTGATATATTTTGTCAACAGCTCTTTGACCCTTCGAAGCATTAAATTTTTTGTGTGCTACCTTCTTGTCTTTTGCAAATGCAGTATAGCTTCTGTGACTGTCGCTACAAAGGGTTTCTACTTTAGCCAACTTCCCTTGTAATATAGTCTCCAAGTCACTTTTACTAATGCGACCTCTGGTAGCTACTTTGAAATCTTTGTTCCCTGATCGGTCACAACTGGCTATCACAGCTACTTTTTCATTACTGAGACCAGCTTTACTTGCCTTTGCGCCACGTTTTCTAGCAGGACGATCCAAATTTCGATTCCCTTTTTCAGAGTAAGCAAAGAAAAGATCATCACTCTCTAGGATTCCTTGGAATTCATCCACACTTACGCTCCCAAAGGAGACAAGTAATTTGTGCCTCCAATCAAAAGAAGTCTGAATAGAAATCCCTGTTTCTTTGGCACTCTTGCGAATACTATATCCAGAGAGTAAACAGAATAAATAACGATTAACTTTGTCTTTCTTCTTGAGGTTGTACCAGAACTTACCGGTAGTTTCACT
Proteins encoded:
- a CDS encoding HmuY family protein; this encodes MKKLSILFLVLSTVLVSCSSDDDTLALVPVKSEKISNLEAIQTGGQGTGNPIGGVFTKFDFETGKTTTSDTDWDVAFRGTTIAINGGTVTGAAEEPTRNGSVGAAIVTGTFAGVTSTKDVIFTQDADAAFAIPTVSDKGWYNYAGPPTHLISPIPGKILIFKTRNGNYVKVEILSYYQDEDTSKKSQYYTFNYVYNPNKGETSL
- a CDS encoding FecR family protein, translated to MKKSDNIDDFLAKWASGELSEEEINDFKKSKDYILYETILEGTKLLEVPKVDEGKLFDRIQKDISKEKKVFSLIPAWAYTIAASIALIIGYTIFFNQNITHQSGFGEQLAITLPDGSEAILNAKSKLYYKKGSWENKERIVFLDGEAFFKVKKGSTFTVQSKTNSVLVLGTQFNVNTIPNFFEVICYEGKVKVNNSDSSKIITKGQAVRSVNSSFEEWELNDVSPSWLLGESSFSNTPLQYVISALEKQYSITIQSKNININQRYSGGFTHNNLQNALHTIFDAMDIKFIFTDKNTIELSEK
- a CDS encoding IS1595 family transposase — its product is MIPEDFRDFFISSSALVQSEIVSTLLEISTEGSALIDSNQSKAISCPHCKCNKIKANGKLKGVQRYVCNTCHKNFSETTGKFWYNLKKKDKVNRYLFCLLSGYSIRKSAKETGISIQTSFDWRHKLLVSFGSVSVDEFQGILESDDLFFAYSEKGNRNLDRPARKRGAKASKAGLSNEKVAVIASCDRSGNKDFKVATRGRISKSDLETILQGKLAKVETLCSDSHRSYTAFAKDKKVAHKKFNASKGQRAVDKIYHVQNVNNMDMRLRKFMEPFNGVATKYLQNYLNWFLVLEKIKNSTSKMATVAAIAFASNTAWMEFKNIVVNNMLFRT
- a CDS encoding TonB-dependent siderophore receptor, which codes for MKIESLIIWVLTSFVIINGYSQGKAIDTTMVNELQEVVLTATRTERQLSSLPLPVTIVSQEIIKQSGTIRLNEILNEQTGIITVADESGFEGVQIQGITSDYILILIDGVPLVGRKAGNFDVNRLTVGNIKQVEVVKGPSSSLYGSDALGGVINIITEKPKSDVLSGNASYRIGSYTQQDINVDIKQCIKKFGYGVFANRFSSEGYDLNPDTAGQTVNPFENYTFNGRLYYDFSDQFSLFLSGRLYTQYQDAGFIANTMSFEGDSEEQEWNGHLRLDHKWSDHLATQYELYYTNYNAKEQLLDEASGDTVSDSDFDQRLLRPEIRTTYTFRNRSKLTTGIGFQYDQLDRTFFDKQVDFNSQYAYAQYDLNLIERLNIIAGVRFDNHSEYSNQFSPKLALRYKITAALAAKASIGYGFKAPDFRQLYFDFTNSAVGYTILGYNVALEKLNELQAQGQILDVVVPESSLQDPLEAESSIGYNIGLTYKKKQWNAELNLFRNDFKNLIDTRVIARKTNGQNVFSYFNFDKIYTTGLELNTNYRITDNVRLSAGYQLLYAFDKEKEKQVKNDEVFARDPETNQTVLVSRSEYFGLVNRSRHNANFKVFYDIVSANANINLRLLYRSKYALFDTNGNDLIDDYDTSFVDGFVTTNIAASKTFYEKFTLQIGANNLFDYTEENIPTLPGIQLYAKLNYQF
- a CDS encoding carboxypeptidase-like regulatory domain-containing protein is translated as MKYFFLLLIFLFSLSANAQEKKEDLHYTNISIDTFLTEMEELFDVKFSYNSSSFANIVITIDQDAISLKEIISIISNQYPIHFTQVDERYYIVKLNKTISFCGYLIDKTHTPVEGATIINESRKTGTLSDKKGFFSLKNNSISDTLTISYLGYKTISIPIKNEINKKCDTYILSPEDFVLNEVIIKEYLTSGIVKTRDGSVKIQPNNLNIISGLSEPDILQNIQLLPGIESPLETASGIYIRGGTPDQNLILWDGIKMYNSDHFFGLISAFNPYITKDITIYKSGTQPIYGDRVSGVIDIKTDQNVPEKIQGGLGVNMTHADSYLKFPVSKKFGVLLSARRSITDVIETPTINTYSDRTFQNTNITANRSLFNPQFSEKKELFYFTDVTLKLIANLSEKHNIAISNLLTQNKLDYSFQDIDFVDMSSDQLTIKNFGTNVSWKSKWNTQFSTETQLSYSEYTLEYDGRNLFINQDQTVRKENTIKEYGLLFHSSWNIDPYFTFSNGYQLYSNMVAFYIKVNDSEIRNSKDNPTHSFYSNLQYSSPKNWLINFGVRGSYYSGLQSTFIEPRIYAERKIGKHFRIKGSAEVKNQSISQVIEFATLNFGLENQLWVAAQEDDIPLLRSKQYTLGTLFHKKTWNIEIDTYYKRIKGLTSLTKGFESTFENFSKGKSISKGVDFLIKKKVGKYSTWLSYSISDTEFVFNAINQGKGFKGNNNIGHSFSWSHALQWKKFQFSLGWKYRTGIPYTRASRYVTRNGTPKIIYAPINSKSLPDYHRLDFSVVYDFNWSSKNDNIKSRLGFSLLNLYGRKNILDRSYPLYRIPDSENNISYELREVDKLSLGITPNVTFRLSF
- a CDS encoding DUF6607 family protein, which produces MKTIFCTLLGILLLSAATAQVNKKQLDREAIKKMCGCYEVTFKYTETFAPEIDYEKKLDYSAAALEWAQLIVDQDDKLSIQHLLVVHDTTVIKHWRQDWLYENRNVFYYNKDNSWIFKEMEKSNIKGQWTQKVYQVDDSPRYSGSATWIHADGKTYWENKTDSPLPRREYTKRKDYNVMLRGNRQELTDYGWLHEQDNDKIIRKEGEEDVLLAQEKGYNTYKKIDDSRCKLAQDWWKENNKLWEKVRTVWTDVYNRKGSLTMQKAVDKQPLFMHFYSLDNSSSTDDIKSIIDKFIVN